The Oscillospiraceae bacterium genome has a segment encoding these proteins:
- a CDS encoding ABC transporter substrate-binding protein: protein MKKIFTALLSMLVCGALLLAGCGNPSAALPGELFGKNLDVPDALNLLVPSFFSNSQADTAGLKREWLDAMSVRYGVNINILTNEYKDGQRVSDVNSQMYSALYGKSAFAGLIYVSGYDTLVRAIQNGTAVALDDYLADNPAWKALPEDIRSMYLVDGHIYAVPASCYWDMYARSVYTDSLTQTGIQVTDLNSLREYALALKQAGTYDYAIGSAGTDGLGDILNAFGLYADGYSGHPFSYDPGEDSVVDFLTKDSSISALKYLRELYAVGALKLIPYNKTSNPYNNFISGESATNYDEYTIDEKYTEVLTLNPAYPQLLRCGMSGYIMTKDTPQPKETVNFFVSMLFGSEQNYLDCSLGLSDNYVLNSDGTITLKLEINEDGGVDNFATPGLVGTLPGAFPHSNQRYDLELIGNPTAELTASIEKSKQFLAAIDDAVKKGSALKVPVSYRQIHTSKFYDKKSDINYLFANCIKDAITAENWTVEEIVKQYRLDMLGLGGNAMLDEMNYAIGKKTAYYYG, encoded by the coding sequence ATGAAAAAGATTTTTACGGCCTTATTATCGATGCTTGTCTGCGGTGCATTGCTGCTGGCCGGCTGCGGAAACCCTTCCGCCGCGCTGCCCGGCGAACTCTTCGGGAAAAACCTCGATGTACCCGACGCGCTGAATCTGCTCGTCCCGAGTTTTTTCTCGAACAGCCAGGCCGATACTGCCGGCTTGAAACGGGAATGGCTCGACGCGATGTCCGTGCGGTACGGTGTCAATATCAATATTCTCACAAATGAGTATAAAGACGGACAGCGCGTCAGCGATGTGAATTCACAGATGTACAGCGCCCTGTACGGAAAATCCGCCTTCGCGGGTCTGATTTATGTCAGCGGTTACGATACGCTGGTCAGAGCCATTCAAAACGGAACAGCTGTCGCGCTCGATGATTATCTCGCTGACAATCCGGCTTGGAAAGCCCTGCCCGAAGACATCAGATCCATGTATCTGGTGGACGGACATATCTACGCGGTCCCTGCCTCCTGTTATTGGGATATGTATGCGCGCAGCGTCTACACCGATTCTCTTACGCAGACCGGAATCCAAGTGACCGATCTCAATTCGCTGCGTGAGTACGCCCTTGCGCTGAAGCAGGCAGGAACCTATGACTATGCCATCGGCTCAGCCGGTACGGACGGGTTGGGCGATATTTTGAACGCTTTCGGCTTATATGCCGACGGTTACAGCGGACATCCGTTTTCCTATGACCCCGGCGAGGACAGCGTCGTGGACTTTCTGACCAAAGATTCGTCGATTTCGGCGCTGAAATATCTGCGCGAATTGTATGCCGTCGGAGCGCTCAAGCTGATTCCATATAATAAAACTTCCAACCCGTATAATAATTTCATAAGCGGAGAAAGCGCCACCAATTATGACGAATATACGATCGATGAAAAATATACCGAAGTCCTGACCCTGAATCCGGCATATCCACAGCTGCTCCGCTGCGGTATGTCCGGGTACATCATGACAAAAGACACTCCGCAGCCCAAAGAGACGGTCAACTTCTTCGTCAGCATGCTGTTCGGTTCCGAACAAAACTACCTCGACTGCTCGCTCGGTCTTTCCGACAACTATGTTCTGAACAGCGACGGAACCATCACGCTGAAATTGGAAATTAACGAAGACGGCGGTGTGGATAATTTCGCGACGCCCGGATTGGTCGGAACTCTCCCCGGAGCGTTTCCCCATTCGAATCAAAGATACGATTTGGAACTCATCGGCAATCCCACGGCTGAACTGACCGCGTCCATTGAAAAATCGAAACAATTTCTGGCCGCAATCGACGACGCCGTTAAAAAAGGGAGTGCCCTCAAAGTTCCGGTTTCCTACCGTCAGATTCACACGTCGAAATTTTATGATAAAAAATCCGACATCAATTATTTGTTCGCCAATTGCATCAAGGACGCCATTACCGCCGAAAATTGGACGGTTGAGGAGATCGTGAAACAATATCGATTGGATATGCTAGGGCTCGGTGGCAACGCCATGCTCGACGAGATGAACTACGCCATCGGAAAGAAGACCGCGTATTACTACGGGTAA
- the rplL gene encoding 50S ribosomal protein L7/L12, which produces MASEKVTKLIEDVKALTVIELSELVKALEEEFGVSAAAPMAVAAAPAAAAAPAAVEQTEFAVVLAEVGAQRLEVIKSVRELTGLGLKEAKDLVDAVPKAIKEGISKADAEGLKAKLEAVGAKVEIK; this is translated from the coding sequence ATGGCATCCGAAAAAGTAACCAAACTGATTGAAGACGTAAAAGCTCTTACAGTCATCGAACTGTCCGAACTCGTCAAGGCCCTCGAAGAAGAATTCGGCGTCTCCGCCGCAGCCCCGATGGCAGTGGCAGCAGCCCCGGCAGCAGCCGCAGCCCCGGCAGCAGTTGAACAGACCGAATTCGCCGTCGTTCTGGCGGAAGTCGGCGCACAGCGTCTCGAAGTCATCAAGTCAGTCCGCGAACTGACCGGTCTCGGCCTCAAAGAGGCGAAGGATCTTGTTGACGCCGTTCCGAAGGCGATCAAAGAAGGCATCTCCAAGGCGGACGCGGAAGGCCTCAAGGCCAAGCTCGAAGCAGTCGGCGCGAAAGTCGAAATCAAATAA
- a CDS encoding MgtC/SapB family protein, with protein MKEVIGFLRDFNLWTVLIRLALAFLCGGLIGTERELKGRSAGIRTHILVCLGAVMATMTGFFAMNTFDLSSDPLRVASQVISGIGFLGVGTILVTGNSHIKGLTTAAGIWTTAAIGVALGAGFYEGALVCTALAFFAIGFLQRLERRFKKKKGVLSVYVEIKDADRLNEILERMASQSYKISNIEVRPAKSGMPNYLGIEAKLVAGCDLNKQQCLHELSKIEGVSFAIETA; from the coding sequence TTGAAAGAGGTTATCGGATTTTTAAGGGATTTTAATCTTTGGACGGTATTGATCCGGCTGGCGCTGGCGTTTCTCTGCGGCGGCCTTATCGGCACCGAACGTGAACTCAAAGGCCGTTCCGCGGGTATCCGAACGCATATCCTCGTCTGCCTCGGCGCCGTGATGGCGACCATGACGGGCTTTTTCGCCATGAATACATTTGACCTGTCTTCCGACCCGCTGCGCGTTGCCTCTCAGGTGATCTCCGGCATCGGTTTTTTAGGTGTCGGTACGATTCTGGTCACCGGAAACTCCCATATCAAGGGCTTGACCACCGCGGCGGGCATCTGGACGACCGCCGCGATCGGCGTCGCGCTCGGCGCGGGATTTTACGAAGGCGCTCTGGTCTGCACCGCGCTGGCTTTCTTCGCCATCGGCTTTTTGCAGCGGCTTGAGCGCAGATTCAAAAAGAAAAAAGGCGTTTTATCCGTCTATGTCGAAATCAAAGACGCCGACCGCCTGAACGAGATTCTCGAACGGATGGCGTCGCAGTCCTATAAAATTTCGAATATCGAAGTCCGGCCTGCCAAGAGCGGAATGCCGAACTACCTCGGCATCGAAGCCAAGCTCGTCGCCGGGTGTGATTTAAATAAGCAGCAATGCCTGCACGAACTCTCAAAAATCGAGGGGGTCTCGTTTGCAATCGAAACAGCGTGA
- the rplJ gene encoding 50S ribosomal protein L10 encodes MPSNQILQEKQAAVAEIVKLLNSTVSGVLVGYEGITVADDTKLRADLRKAGVHYKVLKNSLLNFAVKEAGLAGLSASLSGTTALAVNTQGETAAAKILCEYAKKNEKFVIKAGFVEGEVIDAENVKALAKLPSKEVLIAQVLAGFNAPITGLVNVLNGNIRGLAVALNAIAEKKAAEAA; translated from the coding sequence TTGCCGAGCAATCAAATTTTGCAGGAAAAACAGGCTGCCGTCGCCGAAATCGTCAAACTGCTCAACAGCACCGTTTCCGGTGTTTTGGTCGGTTACGAGGGCATAACGGTCGCGGACGACACCAAACTTCGCGCGGATCTGCGCAAAGCGGGCGTCCATTACAAAGTACTCAAAAATTCTCTGCTGAATTTTGCGGTCAAGGAGGCCGGTCTTGCGGGACTGTCCGCTTCCCTTTCGGGCACAACGGCGCTCGCCGTCAACACCCAGGGTGAGACCGCGGCGGCAAAAATCCTCTGCGAATACGCCAAGAAAAACGAGAAATTCGTCATCAAAGCCGGATTCGTCGAGGGAGAAGTCATTGACGCCGAAAACGTGAAAGCGCTGGCAAAGCTGCCGTCCAAGGAAGTGCTCATCGCACAGGTCCTTGCGGGCTTCAATGCGCCGATCACGGGTCTTGTCAATGTACTCAACGGAAACATCCGCGGGCTGGCGGTCGCACTGAACGCCATCGCGGAAAAGAAAGCGGCCGAAGCCGCGTAA
- a CDS encoding sugar phosphate isomerase/epimerase, protein MIKLGVNSVLFKHYNFADAARAVKAAGYDGIEISAIGGMCEHLSPDNWKSQKTYIKNVLDETGLELLSSEVASQDSERLKKAFEAAAELGIPVINIGPGGKSGSRKEFAATIERLTALAELAESYKVTLCCKAHVGGSIYNTPTTLRAMAAIDNPYFGIDMDPSHIHRAGEKPEKALAKVLPRMKHIHIRDCVGPGPSPGIPALQACGRGEINLFGYFKAMVKAGYDGPVCLEVIGPEQDMVEATRIAAESYGYMNACLKMLEAR, encoded by the coding sequence ATGATAAAACTTGGCGTCAATTCCGTGCTGTTCAAGCATTATAACTTCGCCGATGCCGCGCGCGCGGTCAAAGCGGCGGGCTATGACGGAATTGAAATCTCCGCGATCGGCGGCATGTGCGAACATTTGTCGCCCGATAACTGGAAATCGCAGAAAACCTACATAAAGAATGTTTTGGACGAGACAGGACTCGAGTTGTTATCTTCCGAAGTCGCCTCGCAGGACTCCGAACGCCTCAAGAAGGCCTTCGAAGCCGCGGCGGAACTCGGCATCCCGGTCATCAATATCGGCCCGGGCGGAAAATCCGGCAGCCGCAAGGAATTCGCAGCAACCATCGAGCGTCTGACCGCGCTCGCCGAACTCGCGGAGAGTTATAAAGTCACGCTGTGCTGCAAAGCGCATGTCGGCGGTTCGATCTACAACACCCCGACGACCCTGCGCGCCATGGCCGCCATCGATAATCCGTATTTCGGAATCGACATGGACCCGAGCCATATCCACCGCGCCGGTGAAAAGCCCGAAAAAGCGCTGGCAAAAGTGCTGCCGCGCATGAAGCATATCCACATCCGCGACTGCGTCGGTCCGGGCCCGAGTCCGGGAATTCCGGCGCTGCAGGCCTGCGGCAGAGGGGAGATCAATCTGTTCGGATATTTCAAAGCCATGGTCAAAGCCGGTTATGACGGCCCGGTCTGCCTTGAGGTCATCGGCCCCGAGCAGGATATGGTCGAAGCAACCCGCATCGCCGCCGAGAGCTACGGCTATATGAACGCCTGCCTGAAGATGCTAGAGGCAAGATAA
- a CDS encoding phospho-sugar mutase: protein DAIGAHYGVEIRNVFTGFKYICGVASEMESRGEADRFLMGFEESYGYTIGSHVRDKDAVVSTMFVCEMAAFYKKQGKDLLDRLAELYAQYGCYRSKQKAYVFEGVDGMDTMAAIMKRLRTEPLKEAGGEKVVGMTDYLSGVETDFRTRKTRTTDMESSDVLSYLFEDGTRVIVRPSGTEPKLKTYFLLKKSTFPLADEATERYEKDFERLING, encoded by the coding sequence GACGCGATCGGCGCGCATTACGGTGTTGAAATCCGAAACGTCTTCACCGGATTCAAATACATCTGCGGCGTCGCAAGCGAGATGGAATCGCGCGGCGAAGCGGACCGTTTTTTGATGGGCTTTGAGGAGAGCTACGGCTACACCATCGGCTCCCATGTGCGCGATAAGGACGCGGTCGTATCGACGATGTTCGTCTGCGAAATGGCGGCTTTTTATAAAAAACAGGGCAAAGACCTGCTCGACCGTCTTGCAGAGCTTTATGCGCAGTATGGCTGCTACCGCAGCAAGCAAAAAGCGTATGTCTTCGAAGGTGTCGACGGCATGGACACGATGGCGGCCATCATGAAACGGCTGCGCACAGAACCGCTCAAGGAAGCGGGCGGTGAAAAAGTCGTCGGTATGACCGATTATCTTTCGGGCGTAGAAACCGATTTCAGAACCCGCAAGACCCGCACGACCGACATGGAATCATCCGATGTGCTCTCTTATCTGTTCGAGGACGGCACCCGTGTGATTGTGCGCCCGTCGGGCACCGAGCCCAAATTGAAAACCTATTTCCTGCTCAAAAAATCGACCTTCCCGTTGGCCGACGAAGCCACGGAAAGGTACGAAAAAGATTTTGAAAGATTGATAAACGGGTAG
- a CDS encoding ABC transporter ATP-binding protein: protein MITTQQLTKKFGDCTAVNAVSTEMHEGAVFGLIGSNGAGKSTFLRMLAGVLKPDGGQLEIDCETVWENPAVKSRCFFIPDEPYFFKNATPETVKSFYTMFYPKFDCAQYDRMISVFELPPKKRISELSKGMKKQVMIIAAVSSNCDYLFCDETFDGLDPVARQAIKGIFAAGMVDRKLTPVIASHNLRELEDICDRIGLLHKGGILFEQELDAMKLGIHKVQCAFAGPKTQSDFPDAEGFKVMKFEARGAMVTMTVKGNRENITERVNGMAPLFTELLPLSLEEIFISETEVCGYDVKNILF from the coding sequence ATGATAACAACCCAACAACTGACCAAAAAATTCGGCGACTGCACCGCGGTCAACGCGGTCAGCACCGAGATGCACGAGGGCGCGGTGTTCGGCCTGATCGGCTCGAACGGCGCGGGCAAATCGACGTTTCTCCGGATGCTTGCGGGCGTGCTGAAACCCGACGGCGGGCAGCTTGAAATCGACTGTGAGACCGTATGGGAGAATCCGGCGGTGAAAAGCCGGTGCTTCTTCATCCCCGACGAACCGTATTTCTTTAAAAACGCGACACCCGAGACCGTAAAAAGTTTTTATACGATGTTCTATCCAAAATTCGATTGCGCGCAGTATGACCGGATGATTTCGGTTTTCGAGCTGCCCCCGAAAAAACGGATTTCCGAATTATCGAAGGGCATGAAAAAGCAGGTCATGATCATCGCCGCGGTATCGAGCAACTGCGACTATCTGTTTTGCGACGAGACCTTCGACGGGCTGGACCCGGTCGCAAGGCAGGCGATCAAGGGCATTTTCGCGGCGGGTATGGTCGACCGCAAGCTGACTCCGGTCATCGCCTCGCACAACCTACGCGAGCTCGAAGACATCTGCGACCGCATCGGGCTGTTACATAAGGGAGGCATATTGTTCGAGCAGGAACTCGATGCGATGAAACTGGGCATTCACAAGGTGCAGTGCGCTTTTGCGGGCCCGAAAACGCAGTCGGATTTTCCGGATGCGGAGGGGTTCAAGGTCATGAAATTCGAAGCACGGGGCGCGATGGTCACGATGACCGTCAAAGGCAATCGGGAAAACATAACAGAGCGGGTGAACGGAATGGCGCCGCTGTTTACGGAACTGCTGCCGCTTTCGCTCGAAGAGATCTTTATTTCGGAAACGGAGGTGTGCGGTTATGACGTCAAAAACATCCTCTTTTAA
- a CDS encoding phospho-sugar mutase, with the protein MTAFERYTIWCERAADPGIKAELAAIKGNESEIKERFYDELQFGTAGLRGVIGAGSARMNIYTVGKATQGFARYLAENYKNPSVAISFDSRHKSYEFSRLAAGIFAANGVKVYLYETLQPTPVLSYTVRELKCSGGVMITASHNPSVYNGYKAYDKTGCQLSVEESDKVLSYIEQVDPFSGVKSGGTDITMLSEPMVEKFLDRVYANSVHPGICKGSGLYVVYTPLNGTGKVPVLKLFERLGVTASLVPSQAEPNGDFPTCP; encoded by the coding sequence ATGACGGCTTTTGAACGATATACAATCTGGTGCGAAAGAGCTGCCGATCCCGGGATCAAGGCGGAGCTTGCCGCAATCAAGGGCAATGAGTCCGAAATTAAGGAGCGGTTTTACGATGAGCTCCAATTCGGTACAGCCGGGTTGCGGGGCGTAATCGGCGCAGGCAGCGCACGTATGAACATTTATACCGTAGGCAAGGCCACACAGGGTTTTGCGCGCTATCTCGCGGAAAATTATAAAAACCCCTCGGTTGCGATCTCGTTTGACTCGCGTCATAAGTCCTATGAATTTTCTCGCCTTGCCGCCGGCATTTTTGCGGCCAACGGCGTTAAGGTATACCTGTATGAGACCCTCCAGCCCACGCCGGTTTTGTCGTATACCGTGCGCGAACTGAAGTGCTCGGGCGGCGTGATGATCACGGCAAGCCACAACCCCTCGGTTTATAACGGTTACAAGGCCTATGACAAAACCGGCTGCCAGCTCTCGGTCGAGGAAAGCGACAAAGTTCTCTCCTATATTGAGCAAGTAGACCCGTTCTCCGGAGTCAAATCCGGCGGGACGGATATCACTATGCTCAGCGAACCCATGGTCGAGAAGTTTCTCGACCGGGTGTATGCCAATTCGGTGCATCCGGGTATCTGCAAAGGCAGCGGTCTGTATGTCGTCTATACGCCGCTCAACGGTACCGGAAAAGTGCCCGTTTTGAAGCTCTTTGAACGGCTCGGAGTCACGGCGTCACTGGTGCCGTCTCAGGCGGAACCGAACGGCGATTTCCCGACCTGTCC
- a CDS encoding GntR family transcriptional regulator, whose amino-acid sequence MIAIDFSDKRPINEQIIAKVIDLAAKGFLPPGSPMPSVRTLATELSINPNTVQKAYAELERLGVILSVRGRGSIIAENSDPLRKLQLEKLHAGLREAVEAAKHLGMSCEEVCGEIRDNFNGGEQL is encoded by the coding sequence TTGATCGCAATCGATTTTTCCGACAAACGCCCGATCAACGAACAGATCATCGCAAAGGTCATCGATCTGGCCGCGAAAGGCTTTTTGCCGCCGGGCAGCCCGATGCCGTCGGTGCGTACGCTTGCCACGGAACTCTCGATCAACCCCAACACCGTTCAGAAGGCTTATGCCGAGCTCGAGCGGCTCGGCGTCATCCTCTCGGTGCGCGGCCGCGGCAGCATCATCGCCGAAAACAGCGACCCGCTGCGAAAACTTCAGCTTGAAAAGCTGCACGCGGGTCTGCGGGAGGCGGTCGAGGCGGCAAAGCACCTCGGGATGTCCTGCGAGGAAGTCTGCGGCGAGATCAGAGACAATTTTAACGGAGGGGAGCAACTATGA